One region of Haloprofundus salilacus genomic DNA includes:
- a CDS encoding acyl-CoA synthetase — protein MVLSYDDELASFEWNIPADYNLPAVVESHADSFGNRVALHFLSKERREERTYADLRDDMNRFANALVELGVGEGDRVMHLLPRHPDVFAIQLGALKRGALLVPCSSMLKPKDLQFRANDCEATTVVAHADLTEMVDPVVEDSPLENLVCVDGERDGWQSFSDLLSGQSTDHDGPDLSAEDPMSINYTSGTTGQPKPVLHKHRWMRCFELVNAPYWWGVTADSDMEDELLWATTGTGWAKWFWSPVGVGVTTGATQLLYDGEFDPDRFLGIMADEGVTRLCAVPTQYRMFTQTNLGEYDVELKAALSAGEPLNREPIEMIDDAFGVTPRDGYGQTETVALVTNYPGIDVKPGAMGKPTPGLGTTIIDDDDEEVGVGEIGEIAVPVDCPGIFDGYYEKPSLDEKTFAGEYYRTGDLASRDEDGYFFFEGRADDIILSAGYRIGPFEVEDALVSHPAVAEAAAVGSPHEKRGNVVKAYVILADGYEGDDELVDEIQEFMKEETAPYKYPRRVEFVDELPKTSSGKIRRIELREREEQMFGE, from the coding sequence ATGGTACTCTCATACGATGACGAACTGGCTTCGTTCGAGTGGAACATCCCCGCCGACTACAACCTCCCGGCGGTCGTCGAGTCGCACGCCGACTCGTTCGGCAACCGAGTAGCCCTCCACTTTCTGAGCAAGGAGCGTCGAGAAGAACGAACCTACGCCGACCTGCGCGACGACATGAACCGTTTCGCGAACGCGCTGGTGGAACTGGGCGTCGGCGAGGGTGACCGGGTGATGCACCTCCTGCCGCGACATCCCGACGTATTCGCCATCCAGTTGGGCGCGCTCAAGCGCGGCGCGCTTCTCGTCCCCTGTTCGTCGATGCTGAAGCCGAAAGACCTCCAGTTCCGCGCGAACGACTGCGAGGCGACGACCGTCGTCGCGCACGCCGACCTCACCGAGATGGTCGACCCCGTCGTCGAAGACTCGCCGCTGGAGAATCTCGTCTGCGTCGACGGCGAGAGAGACGGCTGGCAGTCGTTCTCGGATCTGCTCTCCGGGCAGTCGACCGACCACGACGGTCCCGACCTCTCCGCGGAGGATCCGATGTCAATCAACTACACCTCCGGGACGACGGGCCAGCCGAAACCCGTGCTCCACAAGCACCGGTGGATGCGCTGCTTTGAGCTCGTCAACGCGCCGTACTGGTGGGGCGTCACCGCCGACTCGGACATGGAAGACGAGTTGCTGTGGGCGACCACGGGCACCGGGTGGGCGAAGTGGTTCTGGAGCCCCGTCGGCGTCGGCGTGACGACGGGGGCGACGCAATTGCTGTACGACGGCGAGTTCGACCCCGACCGGTTCCTCGGAATCATGGCCGACGAGGGCGTCACCCGCCTCTGCGCCGTCCCGACGCAGTACCGGATGTTCACGCAGACGAATCTGGGGGAGTACGATGTGGAACTGAAGGCCGCGCTGTCGGCGGGTGAACCGCTGAACCGTGAACCCATCGAGATGATAGACGACGCTTTCGGCGTGACGCCCCGCGACGGCTACGGCCAGACCGAGACCGTCGCGTTGGTGACCAATTATCCGGGAATCGACGTGAAACCCGGCGCAATGGGCAAGCCGACGCCGGGGCTCGGCACCACGATAATCGACGACGACGACGAGGAGGTCGGCGTCGGCGAAATCGGCGAAATCGCCGTTCCCGTCGACTGCCCGGGCATCTTCGACGGCTACTACGAGAAGCCGAGCCTCGACGAGAAGACGTTCGCGGGCGAGTACTACCGGACGGGGGACCTGGCCTCCCGCGACGAGGACGGCTATTTCTTCTTCGAGGGCCGCGCCGACGACATCATCCTCTCGGCGGGCTACCGCATCGGCCCGTTCGAGGTGGAGGACGCGCTCGTGTCGCACCCCGCGGTCGCCGAGGCCGCCGCCGTCGGCAGCCCGCACGAGAAACGCGGCAACGTCGTGAAGGCGTACGTCATCCTCGCAGACGGCTACGAAGGTGATGACGAGTTGGTCGACGAGATTCAAGAGTTCATGAAGGAGGAGACGGCCCCGTACAAGTACCCGCGCCGCGTGGAGTTCGTCGACGAACTCCCGAAGACGTCGAGCGGGAAGATTCGGCGCATCGAACTCAGAGAGCGGGAAGAGCAGATGTTCGGCGAGTAA
- a CDS encoding aldo/keto reductase, with protein sequence MEYTTLGDTGMTVSRICLGCMSFGTSDWREWVLDEEAGLELVDRAIDLGINFFDTANMYSNGESERILGKALEGRRDQAVVATKGYFPMDEDDPNSGGLSRKAIEQQLDASLERLGMDTIDLYQTHRWDDDTPIDQTLAALDDAVRRGKIRYFGASSMWTHQFSEALYASDLLGYDRFVTMQNHYNLLYREEEREMLPLCEKENVGVIPWSPLARGWLARPHEEARSTKRGETDSLAHGHPYLEGGGREVNERVQELADEKGVKMAQIGLAWLFHKEWVDAPIVGTTNVEHLEDAVEALDIDLSSSEIEYLEEPYRPVRVSGHE encoded by the coding sequence ATGGAGTACACCACCCTCGGCGACACGGGGATGACCGTCTCGCGAATCTGCCTCGGTTGCATGAGTTTCGGTACAAGCGACTGGCGCGAGTGGGTGTTGGACGAGGAGGCCGGACTGGAGCTGGTCGACCGGGCCATCGACCTCGGTATCAACTTCTTCGACACGGCGAACATGTACTCGAACGGCGAGTCCGAGCGCATCCTGGGCAAGGCGCTGGAGGGCCGCCGCGACCAGGCCGTCGTCGCCACGAAGGGTTACTTCCCGATGGACGAGGACGACCCGAATTCGGGCGGACTGTCGCGGAAAGCCATCGAACAGCAGCTCGACGCGTCGCTCGAACGTCTGGGGATGGACACCATCGACCTCTACCAGACGCACCGCTGGGACGACGACACGCCTATCGACCAGACGCTGGCGGCGCTCGACGACGCGGTCCGACGCGGGAAGATTCGCTACTTCGGCGCGAGTTCGATGTGGACGCACCAGTTCTCGGAGGCACTGTACGCAAGCGACCTGCTCGGCTACGACCGCTTCGTGACGATGCAAAACCACTACAATCTGCTCTACCGCGAGGAGGAGCGCGAGATGCTGCCGCTCTGCGAGAAGGAGAACGTCGGCGTCATCCCGTGGTCGCCGCTGGCGCGCGGCTGGCTCGCCCGCCCGCACGAGGAGGCCCGCTCGACCAAACGCGGCGAGACCGACAGCCTCGCGCACGGCCACCCGTATCTGGAGGGCGGCGGCCGCGAAGTCAACGAGCGCGTGCAGGAACTCGCAGACGAGAAGGGTGTGAAGATGGCCCAGATCGGGCTGGCGTGGCTGTTCCACAAGGAGTGGGTGGACGCGCCCATCGTTGGCACGACGAACGTCGAGCACCTCGAAGACGCCGTCGAGGCGCTAGACATCGACCTGAGTTCGAGTGAGATCGAGTATCTCGAAGAGCCGTACCGGCCCGTTCGCGTCTCGGGCCACGAGTAA
- a CDS encoding SDR family oxidoreductase: protein MILVVGATGELGTAIVQELVDDGHRVRAFVRPASAYGHLVGPNVEFAYGDLRDPMSVDRAVDGVETVVATANAVAPRDGSTFEMVDDLGYRTLIEAAERHRVDRFIYISTPETPLDDEVPSFTYKRMNERRLRESRLTHTIVRPSLFMDSWLALIGSSIPTRGAEQSLMNRPFWFTRAFRRLTGRLVERRGRALVPGDGSTRHAFVSIDDVATFVAVCVGNPVAENATVHVGGPESLSWNEVVDVYSEVLGRPVRPVYTPVRVYTALQRLATPISPAAANIFGMERIVASADTGGDVEVMAEIGYVPQTTVKTFLGARVDPAERTSPGHRIRVEDAA, encoded by the coding sequence ATGATACTCGTTGTCGGTGCAACCGGTGAGCTAGGAACCGCAATCGTCCAAGAACTGGTCGACGACGGCCACCGAGTAAGGGCGTTCGTCCGCCCGGCGTCGGCGTACGGGCATCTGGTCGGGCCGAACGTCGAGTTCGCCTACGGCGACCTGCGCGACCCGATGAGCGTCGACCGCGCCGTCGACGGCGTCGAGACGGTCGTCGCGACGGCGAACGCGGTCGCCCCGCGCGACGGGTCGACGTTCGAGATGGTCGACGACCTGGGATACAGAACGCTCATCGAGGCGGCCGAGCGCCACCGGGTCGACCGTTTCATCTACATTTCAACGCCGGAGACGCCGTTGGACGACGAGGTGCCGTCGTTCACCTACAAGCGGATGAACGAGCGCCGACTCCGCGAGAGCAGACTCACGCACACTATCGTCCGACCGTCGCTGTTCATGGACAGTTGGTTGGCACTCATCGGGAGTTCGATTCCGACGCGCGGGGCCGAACAGTCGCTGATGAACCGGCCGTTCTGGTTCACCCGCGCGTTCCGGCGACTGACCGGCCGACTCGTCGAACGACGTGGGCGAGCGCTCGTCCCCGGCGACGGGTCGACGCGCCACGCCTTTGTCTCCATCGACGACGTGGCCACGTTCGTCGCCGTCTGCGTGGGCAACCCGGTCGCCGAGAACGCGACAGTACACGTTGGCGGTCCGGAGTCGCTGTCGTGGAACGAAGTCGTGGATGTCTACAGCGAGGTGCTCGGTCGGCCGGTTCGGCCCGTCTACACGCCGGTGAGGGTATACACGGCACTCCAGCGACTGGCGACCCCCATCAGCCCTGCGGCAGCGAATATCTTCGGCATGGAGCGCATCGTCGCGAGCGCCGACACTGGCGGCGACGTCGAGGTGATGGCCGAAATCGGCTACGTCCCGCAGACGACGGTCAAAACGTTCCTCGGCGCGCGCGTCGACCCGGCGGAGCGAACGTCGCCCGGACACCGGATTCGAGTCGAAGACGCGGCGTAA
- a CDS encoding MFS transporter, whose amino-acid sequence MNDSARRDRITLALSVWAVLVSQVLLYPGVSDLVRALGGAGDLDAGMWFLVAEYAAFVVFAGLWGALSDATGRRVPLIVVGALGGAACYLFLTLVPTLGVGFSGVLLVRVVGGAFTIGAFSLSMTMLMDLGGGNGRNMGAAGIAIGLGAAVGSVVGGRLSTADPLAPVYGAAALLGLVALLTATVTDRSPGAKRSESRGDDDRTGAREILGKIVDRPALRIPYAFGFIDRLTAGFFSLVGIYYFRDVFGLDAFGAGLVLAMFFGPFALLQYPMGVLSDRIGRFLPVVVGSILYGLSIIVVGASPSLPLAAGTMVLVGVFGALVSPATMALVTDVAAEDERGAAMGGFNIFGSLGFLTGFLLGGSSAELLGYFEAFVVVGFTEIGIALVASRAVRRLVADGGSVATPVVGEADD is encoded by the coding sequence ATGAACGACTCGGCGCGACGTGACCGAATCACGCTCGCGCTCTCGGTGTGGGCGGTGTTGGTGTCGCAGGTTCTCCTCTACCCGGGCGTCTCCGACCTCGTGCGCGCACTCGGCGGCGCAGGCGACCTCGACGCCGGCATGTGGTTTCTCGTCGCGGAGTACGCGGCGTTCGTCGTCTTCGCCGGACTGTGGGGAGCGCTCAGCGACGCCACGGGGCGGCGTGTCCCCCTCATCGTCGTCGGCGCGCTCGGCGGCGCGGCCTGCTATCTTTTCCTCACACTCGTCCCGACGCTCGGCGTCGGCTTCAGCGGCGTACTCCTAGTCCGCGTCGTCGGCGGCGCGTTCACCATCGGCGCGTTCTCGCTGTCGATGACGATGCTGATGGACCTCGGCGGCGGCAACGGCCGCAACATGGGCGCGGCGGGCATCGCCATCGGCCTCGGCGCGGCCGTCGGCTCGGTCGTCGGCGGTCGCCTCTCGACTGCCGACCCGCTCGCGCCGGTGTACGGCGCGGCGGCACTGCTCGGTCTCGTCGCGCTGCTGACCGCGACGGTGACGGACCGCTCGCCCGGCGCGAAACGAAGCGAGAGTCGCGGTGACGACGACCGCACCGGAGCACGGGAGATCCTCGGAAAGATCGTCGACCGCCCGGCGTTGCGGATTCCGTACGCGTTCGGCTTCATCGACCGCCTCACAGCGGGCTTCTTCTCGCTCGTCGGCATCTACTACTTCCGCGACGTGTTCGGCCTCGACGCGTTCGGAGCGGGGCTCGTGCTCGCGATGTTCTTTGGGCCGTTCGCGCTCCTGCAGTATCCGATGGGCGTGCTCTCGGACCGCATCGGACGCTTCCTCCCCGTCGTCGTCGGCTCCATCCTCTACGGTCTCTCGATAATCGTCGTCGGCGCGTCGCCGTCGCTACCGCTGGCGGCGGGGACGATGGTGCTCGTCGGCGTGTTTGGGGCTTTGGTCTCCCCGGCGACGATGGCTCTCGTCACCGACGTCGCCGCGGAGGACGAACGAGGAGCAGCGATGGGCGGATTCAACATCTTCGGCAGTCTCGGCTTCCTGACCGGCTTCCTGCTCGGCGGGTCCTCCGCCGAACTGCTCGGCTACTTCGAGGCGTTCGTCGTCGTCGGCTTCACCGAAATCGGTATCGCGCTCGTCGCGTCGCGGGCGGTACGACGGCTGGTAGCGGACGGTGGGTCAGTCGCTACACCGGTAGTCGGCGAGGCCGACGACTGA
- a CDS encoding iron transporter: MRRRTLLGAVGTGLAGSLAGCTSLLDTTTSREPPLVENRPRASYVPTHQEGMKMVGMADAGDLKVGVMYSYAHRFWTVQGQETERIDVGRNDAIHLMVNVWDPESGQVVPATGVTVETSDGDEYREEEVVYEMLSQRMGFHYGDNWPLPGDGTYTLRVDVGGVNLRRFGAFEGKFAEPATAELEFEYSERKRNDIPYTILEEKQGDPGALPVMEMQMPNGMAMPVGRAPEPDSLPGESFGSEMSGDAVFVAIAVSAGRFGDQPYLLVSPRTPLNGLVIPSMGLSATVGGTDVSLEPALDPKIGFHYGANVDGLSADDDLELVVDTPPQSARHEGFETAFLDMPPMTF; encoded by the coding sequence ATGAGACGGCGGACCCTCCTCGGTGCAGTCGGCACTGGCCTCGCGGGCTCGCTCGCCGGTTGTACGAGCCTCCTCGACACGACGACGAGTCGCGAACCGCCGCTCGTCGAGAACCGCCCGCGGGCGTCCTACGTTCCCACCCACCAGGAGGGGATGAAGATGGTCGGCATGGCGGACGCAGGGGACCTCAAAGTCGGGGTGATGTACAGTTACGCCCACCGCTTCTGGACCGTACAGGGGCAGGAGACCGAGCGGATCGACGTCGGACGCAACGACGCGATTCACCTGATGGTGAACGTCTGGGACCCCGAGAGCGGTCAGGTCGTTCCGGCTACGGGCGTCACCGTCGAGACGAGTGACGGCGACGAATACCGCGAAGAGGAGGTCGTCTACGAGATGCTCTCCCAGCGGATGGGCTTTCACTACGGCGACAACTGGCCGCTCCCAGGCGACGGGACGTACACCCTTCGCGTCGACGTCGGCGGTGTGAACCTCCGACGGTTCGGCGCGTTCGAGGGGAAGTTCGCGGAACCCGCGACGGCCGAACTGGAGTTCGAGTACAGCGAGCGCAAGCGAAACGACATCCCGTACACGATACTCGAAGAGAAGCAGGGCGACCCCGGTGCGCTCCCGGTGATGGAGATGCAGATGCCGAACGGGATGGCGATGCCCGTCGGCAGAGCGCCCGAACCGGACTCGCTGCCGGGCGAGTCGTTCGGGTCGGAGATGAGCGGCGACGCCGTCTTCGTCGCCATCGCTGTCTCCGCTGGCCGGTTCGGCGACCAGCCCTACCTCCTCGTCTCGCCGCGGACGCCGCTCAACGGACTGGTGATTCCGAGCATGGGGCTCTCCGCGACGGTCGGCGGTACCGACGTCTCGCTCGAACCGGCGCTGGACCCCAAGATCGGCTTCCACTACGGCGCGAACGTCGATGGACTGTCGGCTGACGACGACCTCGAACTCGTCGTCGACACGCCGCCGCAGTCGGCGCGCCACGAGGGGTTCGAGACGGCGTTCCTCGATATGCCGCCGATGACGTTCTGA
- a CDS encoding winged helix-turn-helix transcriptional regulator has product MSATRNRIAAHVQHNPGVHFNELVRALDLAPGQVQYHLRRLGRDERVAETHLYGKTHYYPATFDEWERGVLALVRRETARDVLGVLLEHGEATPAEVAEEVGIARSTLSWHTKRLEEQSVVEKQYDSRGRVTLALARPEATTRLLASVSPSLPERFVDRFTRLVDGLLEQ; this is encoded by the coding sequence ATGAGCGCGACGCGCAACCGCATCGCGGCGCACGTCCAGCACAACCCGGGCGTCCACTTCAACGAACTCGTCCGAGCGCTGGACCTCGCACCCGGACAGGTCCAGTACCACCTCCGCCGACTCGGCCGCGACGAGCGGGTCGCGGAAACGCACCTGTACGGGAAGACCCACTACTACCCGGCGACGTTCGACGAGTGGGAACGCGGCGTACTGGCGCTGGTGCGTCGGGAGACGGCCCGCGACGTGCTCGGCGTCCTCCTCGAACACGGCGAGGCGACGCCCGCGGAGGTCGCGGAGGAGGTCGGGATCGCCAGGAGCACGCTCTCGTGGCACACGAAGCGGCTCGAAGAGCAGTCGGTCGTCGAGAAGCAATACGATAGCCGCGGTCGCGTGACGCTCGCGCTGGCGCGTCCCGAAGCGACCACCCGACTGCTCGCGTCGGTGTCACCGTCGCTGCCCGAGCGGTTCGTCGACCGGTTCACGCGCCTCGTCGACGGCCTGCTCGAACAGTGA
- a CDS encoding DUF7471 family protein — MHSFSAHAAPTMSAPEVAAVVLAGFSSTLIVAVGLIALLRRQSRSHTLVVLALAALLARSGVAILTIGGVIPFASHHAIEHALDFVMVALVIAAVYYARSIEQAAPAGDR, encoded by the coding sequence ATGCACTCGTTCTCAGCACACGCCGCGCCGACGATGAGCGCCCCGGAGGTGGCTGCCGTCGTGTTGGCAGGGTTCAGTTCGACGCTCATCGTCGCCGTCGGTCTCATCGCGCTGCTGCGCCGGCAGTCGCGCTCGCACACGCTCGTCGTGCTGGCGCTCGCGGCGCTGCTCGCGCGAAGCGGCGTCGCGATTTTGACTATCGGCGGCGTCATCCCGTTCGCCTCTCACCACGCCATCGAACACGCGCTCGACTTCGTCATGGTCGCGCTGGTCATCGCCGCGGTGTACTACGCGCGGAGCATCGAGCAGGCCGCGCCCGCGGGTGATCGGTAA